One Pyrococcus furiosus DSM 3638 genomic region harbors:
- a CDS encoding IS6-like element ISPfu1 family transposase: protein MKSETIIYWVVSALKPFRRNKIPPEKKIRGVELYLRGLSYRQTARILKISHVTVWEAVQKLAEAVYKPKILAVKKQRNFIAVDETVIKINGKKRYLWAAIDVESKEVLAVWITTVRNWWVARDFILVVLKSCEGQPVFLVDRASWYKSAFKSLRLGYLHVTFGPRNSVERWFRTVKERTKRFWNNFRARDWRRVHRFVFLFAFWYNFVRIHSSFGDPPGDVTEWLQEVMPQLS from the coding sequence ATGAAGTCTGAAACCATTATTTACTGGGTGGTTTCAGCCTTAAAACCCTTTCGTCGCAACAAAATCCCACCAGAAAAGAAAATCAGGGGAGTAGAATTATACCTGCGAGGCCTCAGTTACCGGCAAACCGCCAGAATACTCAAAATCAGTCACGTAACAGTCTGGGAGGCAGTCCAAAAACTCGCAGAAGCAGTTTACAAGCCAAAAATCCTCGCAGTCAAAAAACAGCGAAACTTCATCGCAGTTGACGAAACAGTAATAAAAATCAACGGGAAGAAAAGATACCTCTGGGCTGCAATTGACGTTGAGAGCAAGGAAGTTTTAGCAGTCTGGATTACGACTGTTAGAAACTGGTGGGTTGCCAGGGATTTCATTCTGGTTGTTTTAAAGTCGTGTGAAGGGCAGCCTGTCTTTCTGGTTGACAGGGCGAGCTGGTATAAGTCTGCTTTTAAGAGTTTGAGGTTGGGTTATCTGCATGTGACTTTCGGGCCGAGGAACAGTGTTGAGCGCTGGTTTAGGACTGTTAAAGAGAGAACAAAGCGTTTCTGGAATAACTTCAGGGCTAGAGACTGGAGGAGGGTTCATAGGTTTGTTTTTCTGTTTGCCTTCTGGTATAATTTTGTCAGAATTCATTCTAGTTTTGGTGATCCGCCTGGTGATGTTACTGAATGGCTTCAGGAGGTGATGCCCCAGTTATCCTAA
- a CDS encoding ATP-binding protein, translating into MKFGKHEVWEDVLDERLDEEVAPELYKVVEGNAPNIYLDSVEFFKRTYFTSSIVDILEKVIKTLRGEERNNVILIYSLFGGGKSHTLLSVYHALRNPGALREREVLEGQRKEIKEKLEELSYLAENVKARIIIVHGQTNIGQPSKPLNGKIRTVWGYIANSLGKYELVEDYDRNLTVPPIEELVKLFQDENVLLLIDEIAHHVYTLSRSANEDDRNYAENVANFLHNLAKALTVTRSIMILTLPMEGEGKVEELYDRKTVNSIWSAVTKVAGHNLYSPMRTEGRENELIGVLKKRIFKRIDEEEKTRILLKLREVMSNREIFGMASGLFEALEVSYPFHPEYIEVLRNIIERTGLQRTRDLIKITRIVVRKLINDPPGIIMPYHIDLEDEAIKGLLFGKSTTFADYKAVLEADINEEKVKGLSNPELAKIILKYIFLKTYPFDSPTPLPGFPVPESIARGVYEPDTFERNNWLPADIRDTVEEIGKSVKFMYLAKKDKTFWFWRIANVNKLVESKTRELIETSYGDAWRSLVNYADKFIREGRSLRGRSSSGEIPFFKKNMIIVTKDPQELRDTPEYKLEVIVRDDVSKDTLERLIFFENTSARTFRNTVVICYLVENSLDALIELTARVMACDEVMREIRSTYGRYGREVEEIQRNMVREIREKALEDLENQLITSFRRVAYPEGEEVKIIDATPSSRSVVENVYSALVSKGKIVVDEEADFEWLRDILAEVGIDFPGKGYPFSELRNVFKTNPKLPMIADKALTEIIRRAVEELKVGIERDGRIFFKKVYKEIPSEEEKGHPPANIEVRDLILPREIALQRQLCSLLNEEKDLIVEKGGEKYWIKVWYEIYIPEENLTIPLRSIVSEECEVKEDLDRILWGYIVEKREQKKVMEGEFEISVSRASITGKPGEEIEVEVTVKPISDDEFTVSLSSSFGELEVEEVELRGEEAKVKWRAKIPRVKREVIIKGKSNKGKEAEAKILLIPKLEDVIEVKEIKEEHKGYILLSVHSIKDVDSLDRIEFKGSASGSLEFEEPLWRTEFQDVDLEIFKHIVKEMKEFFESNPALNVDVVASEEVVINDLVIEKLRPLFGKVRFRLKRRES; encoded by the coding sequence ATGAAGTTTGGAAAGCATGAAGTTTGGGAAGACGTTTTGGATGAAAGGCTTGATGAGGAAGTGGCCCCCGAATTGTACAAAGTAGTGGAGGGAAACGCACCCAATATTTACCTCGATTCAGTTGAGTTCTTCAAGAGAACTTACTTCACATCCTCAATAGTTGACATTTTAGAGAAAGTGATAAAGACGCTAAGGGGAGAGGAAAGGAACAATGTCATCCTAATCTACTCTTTATTCGGTGGAGGTAAGAGTCACACTCTACTGAGCGTGTACCACGCTTTAAGGAACCCAGGAGCGCTTAGAGAAAGAGAAGTGTTGGAAGGGCAGAGAAAAGAAATCAAAGAAAAATTGGAAGAGTTAAGCTATCTAGCCGAAAACGTTAAGGCTAGGATAATAATCGTGCATGGCCAAACAAACATTGGACAGCCAAGCAAACCGCTCAACGGAAAGATTAGAACCGTTTGGGGATACATAGCAAATTCCCTGGGTAAGTACGAGCTCGTGGAAGATTATGACAGGAACTTGACTGTTCCCCCGATAGAGGAGTTGGTAAAGCTCTTCCAAGATGAAAATGTCCTCTTGCTCATTGATGAGATTGCCCACCACGTTTACACTCTCTCAAGGAGCGCCAATGAGGATGATAGAAATTACGCAGAGAACGTCGCTAATTTCCTCCACAACTTGGCGAAAGCGTTAACCGTTACTAGGAGCATTATGATACTAACCCTACCAATGGAAGGGGAAGGAAAGGTTGAGGAACTATACGACAGGAAGACCGTCAACAGCATCTGGAGTGCTGTAACAAAGGTAGCCGGACATAACCTCTACTCCCCAATGAGGACTGAGGGGAGGGAAAACGAGCTCATTGGGGTTTTGAAGAAGAGGATATTCAAGAGGATAGATGAGGAGGAGAAGACCAGAATCTTGCTGAAGTTGAGGGAAGTCATGAGCAACAGGGAAATATTCGGAATGGCCTCGGGCCTTTTTGAGGCTCTTGAAGTTAGCTATCCCTTCCATCCAGAGTACATAGAGGTGCTGAGAAACATAATAGAGAGAACTGGCCTCCAGAGGACGAGAGATCTCATAAAGATTACGAGGATAGTTGTGAGAAAGCTCATCAACGACCCTCCTGGGATAATAATGCCATACCACATAGACCTAGAAGATGAGGCAATAAAAGGGCTTCTCTTTGGAAAGAGCACAACATTTGCAGACTACAAAGCAGTCTTGGAAGCTGATATCAACGAAGAGAAAGTTAAAGGATTGTCAAATCCAGAGTTAGCGAAAATAATATTGAAGTACATATTCCTAAAGACTTACCCGTTTGACAGCCCAACTCCACTCCCAGGATTTCCAGTGCCAGAGAGCATTGCTAGGGGAGTTTACGAGCCAGATACATTTGAGAGGAACAATTGGCTACCAGCAGATATCAGGGACACCGTAGAAGAGATAGGAAAAAGCGTGAAGTTCATGTACCTTGCAAAGAAGGACAAGACCTTCTGGTTCTGGAGGATAGCAAATGTGAACAAGCTAGTGGAGAGTAAAACAAGGGAGCTAATTGAAACTAGCTATGGAGATGCTTGGCGTTCCCTTGTCAACTACGCCGATAAATTCATTAGAGAGGGAAGAAGCTTAAGGGGAAGGTCTTCTAGCGGAGAGATACCATTCTTCAAGAAGAACATGATAATAGTTACCAAAGATCCTCAAGAGCTTAGGGACACTCCAGAGTACAAGCTTGAGGTTATCGTTAGGGATGACGTAAGTAAGGATACCCTAGAAAGGCTGATATTCTTCGAGAACACCTCGGCAAGAACGTTCAGGAACACTGTAGTTATCTGTTACTTAGTCGAAAACTCACTGGATGCGCTAATAGAACTCACTGCAAGGGTTATGGCCTGCGATGAGGTAATGAGAGAGATAAGGTCTACATATGGAAGGTACGGCAGAGAAGTCGAGGAGATACAGAGAAATATGGTAAGGGAGATTAGGGAAAAAGCCCTCGAAGATTTGGAGAATCAATTAATAACTTCATTCAGGCGCGTTGCTTACCCAGAGGGTGAGGAGGTAAAGATAATAGATGCAACTCCATCCTCAAGGTCAGTCGTTGAGAACGTATACTCGGCCCTCGTATCTAAGGGCAAGATAGTGGTAGATGAAGAGGCTGACTTTGAGTGGCTTAGAGATATTCTTGCAGAGGTTGGAATAGACTTCCCAGGAAAGGGATATCCATTCTCAGAGCTGAGAAATGTGTTCAAGACGAATCCAAAGCTACCAATGATCGCTGATAAGGCGCTAACTGAAATTATAAGGAGGGCAGTAGAAGAGCTTAAGGTGGGAATAGAGAGAGATGGAAGGATTTTCTTCAAAAAAGTCTACAAAGAGATACCAAGCGAAGAGGAGAAAGGGCATCCACCAGCCAATATAGAGGTGAGAGACTTAATACTCCCCAGGGAAATAGCACTTCAGAGGCAGTTGTGCTCCCTGCTAAATGAAGAAAAAGACCTCATTGTGGAAAAAGGCGGTGAGAAGTACTGGATTAAAGTTTGGTATGAGATTTACATACCAGAGGAGAATCTCACGATACCATTGAGGAGCATAGTTAGTGAGGAATGTGAAGTAAAAGAAGATCTGGACAGAATACTTTGGGGATACATAGTAGAAAAGAGAGAACAAAAGAAAGTCATGGAGGGAGAATTCGAGATAAGTGTCAGTAGGGCAAGCATAACGGGCAAGCCGGGAGAAGAGATTGAAGTTGAAGTAACTGTGAAGCCGATAAGCGATGACGAATTCACAGTGTCCCTATCTTCGAGCTTTGGAGAGCTGGAAGTTGAGGAAGTTGAGCTTAGAGGAGAGGAAGCCAAGGTTAAGTGGAGAGCTAAGATTCCAAGGGTTAAGAGGGAAGTCATCATAAAAGGGAAGAGCAACAAAGGAAAGGAAGCCGAGGCAAAAATACTTCTAATTCCAAAGTTAGAGGATGTCATAGAAGTTAAAGAGATAAAGGAAGAGCACAAGGGATATATACTACTCTCAGTTCACTCCATTAAAGACGTGGACTCTCTAGACAGGATAGAGTTCAAAGGAAGTGCCAGTGGAAGCCTTGAATTTGAGGAACCACTATGGAGAACCGAGTTCCAGGACGTTGACTTGGAGATTTTCAAGCACATAGTAAAGGAAATGAAGGAGTTCTTTGAGAGCAACCCAGCTCTCAATGTTGATGTTGTCGCGAGCGAAGAAGTTGTAATAAACGACCTGGTGATCGAGAAGCTGAGGCCACTATTTGGAAAGGTAAGGTTTAGGCTCAAAAGGAGGGAGAGCTAA
- a CDS encoding cation diffusion facilitator family transporter: protein MEESGERLKRRMIISFALNMGIALVEIIGGIVSRSLALFSDSLHNFSDSMSILTSYIAIKIGEREKNEKYTFGYKRAEILVAFVNSAILVGVALFLIVEAYKRFKTPEPINGPLMFSVALIGFLANLISVLLLHEHSHENINVRSAYLHLLSDTLSSVAVVLGGIAIIKWNAIWVDPLLSALISIYILREAYEILKESVEVLMEASPNLDFNEIKREIESIPGVKNAHHFHAWRVGEKEVHFECHVEVNDMLISEAQQIIDVIAERLRRFGITHVTVQLEAGRCKEKGMICDEGV from the coding sequence ATGGAAGAGAGTGGGGAAAGGCTCAAAAGAAGAATGATAATTTCCTTTGCCCTCAATATGGGGATAGCCTTAGTTGAAATCATTGGAGGCATAGTTTCCAGAAGTTTAGCCTTGTTTAGTGATTCCCTTCACAATTTCAGCGATTCTATGAGCATACTAACAAGCTACATTGCCATAAAAATAGGAGAAAGAGAGAAAAACGAGAAATATACTTTCGGGTATAAAAGGGCCGAAATTCTGGTCGCATTTGTAAATTCAGCAATTCTTGTGGGAGTTGCCCTTTTCCTCATAGTAGAAGCATATAAGAGATTCAAGACTCCTGAACCGATTAATGGGCCTTTAATGTTCTCAGTTGCTTTGATTGGCTTTCTAGCTAATTTGATTTCCGTTCTTCTCCTTCACGAGCATTCTCACGAGAACATCAACGTTCGTTCCGCCTATCTCCATCTCCTAAGCGATACCTTGTCATCAGTAGCTGTTGTTCTGGGGGGTATTGCAATAATCAAGTGGAATGCCATTTGGGTTGATCCTCTCCTTAGCGCGCTAATCTCAATTTACATCCTTCGCGAAGCTTATGAAATTCTCAAGGAAAGCGTTGAAGTGCTTATGGAAGCTTCTCCTAATCTAGATTTCAATGAGATAAAGAGGGAAATTGAAAGCATTCCAGGGGTTAAGAATGCTCATCACTTTCATGCCTGGAGGGTGGGAGAAAAGGAGGTTCACTTTGAGTGCCATGTTGAAGTTAATGACATGTTGATAAGTGAGGCCCAGCAAATAATAGATGTTATCGCGGAGAGGCTTAGAAGATTTGGAATAACCCATGTAACTGTCCAGCTTGAGGCGGGAAGATGTAAAGAAAAGGGCATGATCTGTGATGAGGGTGTTTAA
- a CDS encoding DEAD/DEAH box helicase, which produces MFRDVILHNPHLFVYSYSDKGIIPFKHQFQTLYHAMLMRPVRLMIADEIGLGKTIQALLIAKYLDFRGEIEKALIVVPKVLREQWREEVKRILEEAPEVIENGSEIEWKLKRPRKYFIISIDLAKRYTEEILRQKWDLVIVDEVHNATLGTQRYEFLKELTKNKDLNVIFLSATPHRGNNRDYLARLRLLDPTIPEEISPMHERKIYMKSRGTLVLRRTKKVVNELEGEVFKKCHFGAVVVEVSREEREFFEELNRALFELIKDQADYSPLTLLAVIIRKRASSSYEAALKTLTRIVESAYISGQERARGVESYIEKIFRMGYEELEIEEFNEIDDAIHKIIDEYRGFLTEEQLERLRRVLELGKKIGSKDSKLEVISDIVAYHIRNGEKVIIFTEFRDTLEYVLERLPDILRRKHGIVLEKDDIAKLHGGMKSEEIEREINKFHERANLLVSTDVASEGLNLHVASVVINYEAPWSPIKLEQRVGRIWRLNQTRETKAYTIFLATETDLDVLNNLYRKIMNIKEAVGSGPIIGRPIFEGDFENLWNEGAEEENREVSEYELILASIKGELKGYAGALVRTLRILKQKVEGAVPVNPAGSIRRELEIILEDTPDVEVLKKIVNRNVPNPFRLVRGLLREAEGIEGIRVLVKGYDGSMDVYYAIFYDEDGREIYRYPILAENGKYLVGFNLLKRISEVLSKEYKVVRGASEEVDYKVKTLVMDNIYNLIVKKYLEYDSLNIKEGKIFKRLKVEIKKALEVKGISEEEFEVIKRVPPEIMEVLGLDSTKIELPTNEYLKIFERNFVPLDKILESEKKAMEIVMELEKSRGYNVEDVSLREHYDIRAFTDGEEKYIEVKGHYPMLLLAELTEKEFEFAQKNEDKYWIYIVSNIAKDPVIVKIYKPFSQDRRVFVVKNGEDVEVNINIEIKKKDRHLLKLS; this is translated from the coding sequence TTGTTTAGGGACGTTATCCTCCACAACCCCCACCTTTTTGTTTATTCCTATTCTGATAAAGGCATCATTCCTTTCAAGCATCAGTTCCAGACCCTCTATCATGCCATGCTCATGAGGCCAGTGAGGCTAATGATAGCTGATGAGATAGGTCTCGGAAAGACCATTCAAGCTCTTTTAATAGCCAAGTACCTCGATTTTAGGGGAGAGATTGAGAAAGCCTTGATAGTCGTTCCAAAAGTTCTGAGGGAGCAGTGGAGGGAAGAAGTAAAGAGGATCTTAGAGGAAGCTCCGGAAGTGATAGAGAATGGTAGCGAAATTGAATGGAAGTTGAAAAGGCCGAGGAAGTACTTCATAATATCAATAGACCTAGCTAAGAGATACACCGAGGAAATACTCCGTCAAAAGTGGGATTTAGTAATAGTTGACGAAGTCCACAACGCCACCCTGGGAACACAGAGATATGAGTTCTTAAAAGAACTAACCAAGAACAAGGATTTGAACGTTATATTCCTTTCAGCAACCCCCCACAGGGGAAACAATAGAGATTACCTTGCGAGGCTTAGGCTCCTCGACCCAACTATACCAGAGGAAATATCCCCAATGCACGAAAGGAAGATCTACATGAAGTCAAGAGGGACATTGGTACTAAGGCGAACTAAGAAGGTTGTCAACGAACTTGAAGGAGAAGTGTTCAAGAAGTGTCACTTTGGGGCTGTCGTGGTAGAAGTTAGCAGAGAGGAGAGGGAGTTCTTTGAAGAGTTAAATAGAGCGCTATTCGAGCTGATTAAGGATCAAGCTGATTACTCTCCCTTAACTCTTCTTGCAGTAATCATTAGGAAGAGAGCCTCGTCCAGCTACGAAGCGGCTCTAAAAACCCTAACCAGGATCGTTGAAAGCGCTTATATAAGTGGGCAAGAAAGAGCCAGAGGCGTTGAATCATACATTGAAAAGATCTTTAGAATGGGGTATGAGGAATTGGAAATAGAAGAATTTAACGAGATAGATGATGCGATACACAAAATAATAGATGAATATAGGGGATTCTTAACTGAAGAGCAACTCGAAAGGCTTAGAAGAGTTCTCGAGCTTGGAAAGAAAATTGGCAGCAAGGATAGCAAGCTTGAGGTTATATCCGATATAGTTGCTTATCACATTAGGAACGGCGAAAAGGTCATAATATTCACGGAATTTAGAGATACCCTCGAATACGTACTTGAGAGGTTACCAGATATCCTAAGGAGAAAGCACGGCATTGTTTTGGAAAAAGATGACATTGCAAAACTTCATGGGGGCATGAAATCTGAGGAAATAGAGAGGGAAATCAACAAGTTTCATGAAAGGGCTAACCTATTAGTCTCTACGGATGTTGCATCCGAAGGACTTAACCTGCACGTTGCAAGTGTTGTAATAAACTACGAGGCCCCCTGGAGCCCAATAAAGCTCGAACAGAGGGTGGGAAGAATATGGAGGCTCAACCAAACGAGAGAAACCAAAGCATATACCATATTTCTTGCAACGGAAACGGACTTGGATGTTCTAAACAACCTCTATAGAAAGATTATGAACATAAAGGAAGCCGTGGGAAGTGGACCCATTATTGGAAGGCCAATATTTGAAGGAGACTTTGAAAATCTATGGAATGAAGGTGCCGAGGAAGAAAATAGAGAAGTCTCAGAGTATGAGCTTATCCTAGCCTCAATTAAGGGAGAACTCAAGGGCTATGCCGGGGCTCTAGTTAGGACTCTCAGAATCCTAAAGCAGAAAGTGGAGGGAGCAGTTCCTGTAAATCCTGCGGGAAGCATAAGGAGAGAGCTCGAGATAATTTTAGAGGACACTCCTGATGTGGAAGTATTAAAGAAAATCGTTAATAGGAACGTTCCAAATCCGTTCCGCTTGGTGAGAGGACTTTTAAGAGAAGCCGAGGGGATTGAGGGAATTAGAGTATTAGTTAAGGGCTATGATGGCTCTATGGATGTGTACTATGCCATATTCTACGACGAAGATGGGAGAGAAATTTATAGATATCCAATTCTTGCTGAGAACGGAAAGTACCTTGTTGGATTCAACTTACTCAAGAGGATTAGTGAGGTACTATCCAAAGAGTACAAGGTCGTTAGAGGGGCAAGTGAAGAGGTGGACTATAAAGTTAAGACGCTAGTTATGGACAACATATACAATTTAATCGTGAAGAAGTATCTGGAATACGATAGCTTAAACATCAAAGAAGGTAAAATCTTCAAGAGGCTTAAGGTTGAAATAAAGAAAGCCCTCGAGGTAAAGGGGATAAGTGAAGAAGAATTCGAAGTCATCAAGAGAGTTCCCCCTGAGATTATGGAAGTTCTAGGGTTAGATTCCACAAAAATAGAACTACCTACCAACGAATACCTCAAGATCTTCGAAAGGAACTTTGTTCCTCTGGATAAAATCCTTGAGAGTGAAAAGAAGGCCATGGAAATAGTCATGGAGCTAGAGAAGAGCAGAGGATATAACGTTGAGGACGTATCTTTAAGGGAGCACTATGACATAAGGGCCTTTACAGATGGTGAAGAGAAGTACATAGAGGTCAAAGGCCACTATCCAATGCTCCTACTTGCGGAGTTAACGGAAAAGGAATTTGAGTTCGCACAAAAAAATGAAGATAAGTACTGGATATACATAGTCTCGAACATTGCCAAAGACCCCGTAATTGTAAAAATTTACAAACCATTTTCCCAGGATAGAAGAGTATTCGTGGTTAAGAATGGGGAAGATGTTGAGGTTAATATCAACATTGAGATAAAGAAGAAAGATAGGCATTTACTTAAGTTAAGCTAG
- the hypF gene encoding carbamoyltransferase HypF — MKAYRIHVQGIVQAVGFRPFVYRIAHAHNLRGYVRNLGDAGVEIVVEGREEDIEAFIKDLYKKKPPLARIDKVEREEIPLQGFDRFYIEKSSTEKKGEGDSIIPPDIAICEDCLRELFNPTDKRYMYPFIVCTNCGPRFTIIEDLPYDRENTAMREFPMCEFCRSEYEDPLNRRYHAEPVACPTCGPSYRLYTSDGNEIIGDPLRKAAKLIDKGYIVAIKGIGGIHLACDATREDVVAELRKRIFRPQKPFAIMAKDLETVRTFAYISPEEEEELTSYRRPIVALKKKEPFPLPENLAPGLHTIGVMLPYAGTHYILFHWSKTPVYVMTSANFPGMPMIKDNEEAFEKLRDVADYLLLHNRRIPNRADDSVVRFVDGRRAVIRRSRGFVPLGIEIPFEYKGLAVGAELMNAFGVVKNGKVYPSQYIGDTSKIEVLEFMREAVRHFFKILRVDNLDLVVADLHPSYNTTKLGMEIAEEFGAEFLQVQHHYAHVASVMAEHNLEEVVGIALDGVGYGTDGKTWGGEVIYLSYEDVERLAHIEYYPLPGGDLASYYPLRALIGILSLNHDLEEVEKIIREFCPNAIKSLKYGETEFRVIMRQLSSGINVAYASSTGRVLDAFSVLLNVSYRRHYEGEPAMKLESFAYQGKNDLKLTAPIEGEEIKVSELFEEVLELMGKANPKDIAYSVHLALARAFAEVSVEKAKEFGAKTVVLGGGVGYNELIVKTIRKIVEGRGLRFLTTYEVPRGDNGINVGQAFLGGLYLEGYLNREDLSI; from the coding sequence ATGAAAGCTTATAGAATTCACGTTCAGGGAATAGTTCAGGCCGTGGGATTTAGGCCCTTCGTTTATAGAATAGCTCATGCTCACAACTTGAGGGGATACGTTAGGAACTTAGGCGATGCTGGAGTTGAAATTGTTGTCGAGGGAAGGGAGGAAGACATAGAGGCATTCATCAAGGATTTATACAAGAAGAAACCCCCACTTGCAAGGATTGATAAGGTTGAGAGGGAGGAAATTCCTCTTCAGGGCTTTGACAGATTTTACATAGAGAAAAGCTCGACGGAAAAGAAGGGGGAGGGAGATTCAATAATCCCTCCGGACATAGCTATTTGTGAGGACTGTCTTAGGGAGTTATTTAATCCAACTGACAAGCGCTACATGTATCCTTTCATAGTATGTACAAACTGTGGGCCGAGGTTCACGATAATTGAAGATCTTCCCTACGATAGGGAGAACACAGCGATGAGAGAATTCCCGATGTGCGAGTTCTGTAGGAGTGAATACGAGGATCCCCTGAATAGGAGGTATCATGCAGAGCCGGTTGCATGTCCAACTTGTGGGCCGAGCTATAGGCTTTACACGAGCGATGGAAATGAGATAATTGGAGACCCCCTGAGAAAGGCGGCAAAACTAATCGATAAGGGATACATAGTTGCGATAAAGGGTATAGGTGGAATTCATTTGGCCTGCGATGCTACAAGAGAGGATGTGGTGGCCGAGCTTAGGAAGAGGATTTTTAGGCCTCAGAAGCCTTTCGCCATTATGGCCAAAGATTTAGAAACTGTAAGGACTTTTGCCTATATTTCTCCCGAAGAGGAGGAAGAATTAACAAGCTATAGAAGGCCAATAGTGGCTTTGAAGAAGAAGGAGCCCTTCCCACTTCCCGAAAACCTCGCTCCTGGGCTTCACACAATTGGGGTAATGCTTCCCTATGCTGGAACCCACTACATATTATTCCACTGGAGCAAGACTCCAGTTTACGTTATGACTTCCGCAAACTTCCCAGGGATGCCGATGATAAAGGACAATGAAGAGGCATTTGAAAAGCTTAGGGACGTTGCTGACTACCTCTTGCTCCACAATAGGAGAATTCCAAATAGAGCTGACGATAGCGTTGTTCGCTTTGTAGATGGTAGAAGAGCTGTTATTAGGAGGAGCAGAGGATTTGTTCCACTTGGAATAGAGATTCCATTTGAGTACAAAGGATTGGCAGTTGGTGCTGAGTTAATGAATGCTTTCGGAGTTGTTAAGAATGGAAAAGTTTATCCAAGTCAGTACATAGGGGATACATCAAAGATTGAAGTTTTAGAGTTTATGAGGGAAGCCGTGAGGCACTTCTTCAAGATATTGAGAGTTGATAACTTAGATCTAGTTGTTGCAGATTTGCATCCAAGCTACAACACAACTAAGCTGGGAATGGAGATCGCTGAGGAATTTGGGGCAGAATTCCTTCAAGTTCAACATCACTACGCTCACGTGGCCTCTGTAATGGCTGAGCACAACTTGGAGGAAGTTGTTGGAATTGCTCTAGATGGTGTTGGGTATGGAACCGACGGAAAAACTTGGGGTGGGGAAGTAATATATCTAAGCTATGAAGATGTGGAGAGGTTGGCCCACATAGAGTATTATCCACTCCCAGGAGGGGATTTGGCCAGCTACTATCCCTTGAGGGCCTTAATTGGAATACTCAGCTTAAACCACGACTTAGAGGAAGTTGAGAAAATCATAAGGGAGTTCTGTCCAAATGCAATAAAGAGCTTAAAGTATGGGGAAACAGAGTTTAGGGTAATTATGAGGCAACTCAGCAGCGGGATAAACGTTGCCTATGCCTCTTCAACGGGAAGGGTGCTTGATGCCTTCTCGGTACTTTTGAACGTTTCCTACAGGAGGCACTATGAGGGAGAGCCTGCGATGAAGCTGGAGAGCTTTGCATACCAAGGAAAGAACGATCTAAAGCTCACGGCTCCAATTGAAGGTGAGGAAATAAAGGTTTCAGAGTTGTTTGAGGAAGTTCTTGAGCTGATGGGCAAGGCCAATCCTAAAGACATAGCTTACTCCGTTCACTTAGCCTTAGCTAGGGCATTTGCTGAAGTTAGCGTGGAGAAAGCTAAGGAGTTTGGAGCTAAAACTGTCGTTTTGGGTGGGGGAGTAGGGTACAATGAGCTAATAGTTAAGACGATAAGAAAGATAGTAGAGGGGAGAGGGCTAAGGTTCTTAACAACTTACGAAGTTCCCAGGGGAGATAATGGAATTAATGTAGGCCAGGCCTTCCTGGGAGGATTGTACTTGGAAGGATACTTAAATAGGGAAGATTTGAGCATTTAG